From Cognatishimia activa, one genomic window encodes:
- a CDS encoding NAD(P)H-dependent oxidoreductase — protein sequence MAQKRIFVLDGHPADKSLSRTIAVTYAQAARDAGHEVRVAHVSEMNFDLDFGGGGYKSPKPLEPVLEEVLSNIEWSEHVVVATPMWWGGLPAKLKGLFDRSLLPGRTFDTRGKLPKPMLKGRTARVFLTSDTPAWYFRLFYRNALKWQLKKQILGFIGLKTKITAFSGATQATEKHVQTWSRRVKGFAAQAQ from the coding sequence ATGGCACAAAAGCGTATTTTTGTTTTGGATGGACATCCCGCTGACAAATCTTTGTCACGGACGATTGCAGTTACCTATGCGCAGGCAGCGCGAGATGCAGGCCATGAAGTCCGCGTGGCGCATGTCAGCGAGATGAACTTCGATTTGGATTTTGGTGGAGGGGGCTACAAAAGCCCGAAGCCATTGGAGCCTGTATTGGAAGAGGTGCTGTCAAATATTGAATGGTCCGAACATGTCGTCGTTGCGACACCAATGTGGTGGGGCGGGCTGCCTGCCAAGTTAAAGGGCCTTTTTGATCGCAGCCTTTTGCCTGGTCGCACTTTTGATACACGGGGAAAACTCCCCAAGCCGATGTTGAAGGGGAGGACGGCCCGCGTCTTTCTAACCTCAGATACTCCGGCTTGGTATTTCAGGCTCTTTTATCGCAACGCATTAAAATGGCAGCTGAAAAAGCAAATCCTCGGTTTCATTGGATTAAAAACCAAAATCACAGCCTTTTCCGGGGCAACCCAAGCGACGGAGAAACATGTTCAGACTTGGTCGCGGCGCGTTAAGGGCTTTGCGGCGCAAGCGCAGTGA
- a CDS encoding YbjN domain-containing protein, with protein sequence MAVSEQFLEEEIHPIDIVEHIAEHHDWTFDRIADDQIAMAVDGQWRTYSITLAWSSFDETLKMVCSFEMEPPTDKMAELYEVLNSINDQCWAGGFTFWNDQKLMIYRYGLVLAGGQVASPDQIDTVINVAIMSAERFYPAMQLATWGGRSVEDAMQVAIAEAYGRA encoded by the coding sequence ATGGCAGTTTCTGAGCAGTTTCTTGAAGAAGAAATTCATCCTATCGACATTGTCGAACATATTGCAGAACACCACGATTGGACCTTTGACCGGATCGCAGATGACCAGATTGCGATGGCGGTTGATGGGCAATGGCGGACCTATTCCATCACATTGGCATGGTCCTCATTTGATGAGACCCTGAAGATGGTTTGCTCCTTTGAAATGGAGCCTCCAACCGACAAGATGGCGGAACTTTATGAAGTTCTGAACAGCATCAACGACCAATGCTGGGCAGGCGGGTTTACCTTCTGGAATGATCAGAAGCTGATGATCTACCGCTACGGGCTGGTTCTGGCGGGTGGGCAAGTGGCAAGCCCAGACCAGATCGACACAGTGATCAATGTCGCCATCATGAGTGCCGAGCGCTTTTATCCAGCGATGCAACTCGCAACATGGGGCGGTCGTTCCGTGGAAGACGCGATGCAGGTCGCAATCGCCGAAGCCTACGGTCGGGCGTAA
- a CDS encoding DUF1992 domain-containing protein yields the protein MKFSFLSEYRIRKAERDGQLEGLKGEGKPLPKAGDGDFSENVGFRIMAEAGALPKEIELKREEEAQLKVLQRTTDPNARKSEMKKLADIQLRRAIQEEARRKYYSQD from the coding sequence ATGAAGTTTTCATTCCTGTCTGAATATCGGATTCGCAAAGCCGAACGCGACGGCCAGCTAGAGGGCTTAAAGGGGGAAGGCAAACCCCTACCAAAAGCCGGAGATGGTGACTTTTCTGAAAACGTCGGATTTCGGATCATGGCGGAGGCTGGCGCGCTACCGAAGGAAATCGAGTTGAAGCGCGAAGAAGAAGCACAACTAAAGGTCCTGCAGCGGACAACCGACCCAAATGCCCGCAAATCAGAAATGAAGAAATTGGCGGATATCCAGCTTCGCCGCGCCATTCAGGAAGAGGCGCGACGAAAATATTATTCGCAAGACTAA
- a CDS encoding DUF4034 domain-containing protein: MRYLLAITLIIFGSSASAEPITPEEIRSLVLDRKFQALEQAMSSAQGAFEAGQTNAEHLRDLNMVFVTTSPIIQEATEEWLEAYPDSVYAIMANAWIANKIAWTIRGTGYAHTVYQDAWPAFYAASDKAAQLTLSAFSIDPTYLPASDGMIAQGTFGNVDVNVTDIVDAVMAQAPNAGTLTRGLIVAHKGWGGSYTRGEKMCEQHAHKITAWGDQAFDICMIHLAFQYNGWKPLDAFIERLLHTDHSAISQIRHQVMIKTPLLDPEHIEGVSDAEFPFEKWQNELLRELWSPDFDDLELAISYDGRFAQKPHISIVSDRVRETARENAKRVLEYDPYNVSAIETLLNIGGFKPGQDGRKKYYAVTGLNSPSETLNLYKRLAIAQPWNAEHWSNLSHTYAGPPHSKESFWKKRILERNYLAYSNHAPERLWEFIETNLYFVRSYNSAQKKEPQSKLPWISDLDPSVAFYCPIARASALLSVACENPRGSQNEQACWSADFQKEQLETISNKIRTHQDCPTAISNNIEGWMFKPIEFEADELSVFLEQTN; encoded by the coding sequence ATGAGATACTTGCTCGCCATTACCCTAATCATTTTTGGCTCATCTGCTTCTGCCGAACCGATCACGCCCGAGGAGATCAGGTCCTTAGTCCTTGATCGAAAATTTCAAGCGCTAGAACAAGCCATGTCAAGTGCACAAGGCGCATTCGAAGCGGGTCAAACAAACGCTGAACATCTTCGTGATCTCAACATGGTTTTTGTAACCACCTCTCCAATCATTCAAGAAGCCACCGAGGAATGGTTGGAAGCCTACCCCGACTCTGTTTATGCGATAATGGCCAATGCTTGGATCGCAAACAAGATTGCTTGGACAATTCGGGGTACTGGCTATGCACACACAGTTTATCAAGATGCATGGCCTGCTTTCTACGCAGCCTCAGACAAGGCTGCGCAGCTTACATTGAGTGCCTTTTCAATTGATCCAACGTATTTGCCAGCAAGCGATGGGATGATAGCGCAAGGAACGTTTGGGAACGTCGACGTCAATGTCACGGATATTGTAGACGCTGTAATGGCGCAGGCCCCAAATGCTGGCACTCTGACCCGAGGCTTAATCGTCGCACACAAAGGTTGGGGCGGTTCTTACACGCGTGGTGAGAAAATGTGTGAGCAGCACGCCCACAAGATAACCGCCTGGGGAGATCAGGCCTTCGACATTTGCATGATACACTTGGCTTTCCAGTATAACGGCTGGAAACCTTTAGATGCATTTATCGAAAGACTTCTGCACACAGATCATTCTGCAATCTCGCAGATTCGTCACCAAGTCATGATAAAGACGCCACTATTAGATCCTGAACATATCGAGGGGGTAAGCGATGCGGAGTTCCCTTTCGAGAAATGGCAGAATGAACTCCTGCGAGAGCTATGGTCACCCGATTTTGACGACCTAGAGTTGGCAATTTCCTACGATGGGCGATTTGCGCAAAAACCGCACATCTCAATCGTAAGCGACCGAGTCAGAGAAACAGCAAGGGAGAATGCCAAGCGCGTACTCGAATATGATCCCTACAATGTGTCCGCGATTGAAACGCTTTTAAACATAGGCGGTTTCAAACCGGGCCAAGACGGACGCAAGAAATATTATGCCGTGACGGGGCTCAACTCTCCTTCGGAAACACTCAATCTTTACAAGAGACTTGCGATCGCACAGCCATGGAATGCCGAGCACTGGTCAAATTTATCACACACCTATGCCGGACCGCCTCATTCAAAAGAATCTTTTTGGAAAAAGCGAATTCTTGAACGGAACTACTTGGCGTACTCCAATCATGCGCCAGAACGCCTTTGGGAATTTATAGAAACCAATTTATATTTTGTTCGATCCTACAATTCAGCACAAAAGAAAGAGCCACAAAGTAAATTGCCTTGGATCAGCGATCTAGACCCTTCTGTTGCGTTTTATTGCCCAATTGCAAGGGCCTCAGCGTTGCTAAGCGTTGCCTGCGAAAACCCGAGAGGCTCGCAGAATGAACAGGCTTGCTGGAGCGCCGACTTTCAGAAAGAACAGTTGGAGACAATTTCGAACAAAATTCGAACTCACCAGGACTGCCCTACTGCCATCAGCAACAATATCGAAGGCTGGATGTTCAAACCAATCGAGTTTGAAGCTGATGAGTTGAGCGTATTTCTGGAACAAACGAATTGA
- a CDS encoding STAS/SEC14 domain-containing protein, with protein sequence MLKVTKTGENRVDIELSGKIDAINMRVALDEMIHASENIEHGRMLYTIPEFAMPTLSAIGVEMTYLPKLFSLLGKFDRCAVLTDSGWLQKAAEIEGALFPGIDIKSFDLKETEAAESWLAETG encoded by the coding sequence ATGCTTAAGGTGACCAAGACCGGGGAAAATCGTGTCGATATCGAATTGAGCGGGAAGATCGACGCCATCAATATGCGCGTTGCTTTGGATGAGATGATCCATGCATCCGAAAACATCGAACATGGTCGCATGCTTTACACGATCCCAGAATTCGCGATGCCAACCCTGTCCGCGATTGGTGTCGAAATGACCTATCTGCCAAAGCTTTTTTCGCTGCTGGGTAAATTTGACCGCTGTGCTGTGCTAACCGATTCAGGCTGGCTGCAGAAGGCTGCTGAAATCGAAGGGGCGCTGTTCCCCGGCATCGATATAAAGAGCTTTGATCTTAAAGAGACGGAAGCCGCTGAAAGCTGGCTTGCGGAAACGGGATGA
- a CDS encoding TetR/AcrR family transcriptional regulator, whose amino-acid sequence MVKVQARTLKTRARLLDAAREIVSVSGYEALRVEEVVLRAGVAKGTFFSHFRDKDALMDQLIGEKIDEYLNEIETRHPPKSVEELVDILIPLSDFMTCERYVFDVILRHSGSAASDYMGPIAQTFERHGRVFGQWLAGGPFRRDIDANLLAEGIQAFSIQAMALKFCAAHTEIPMRDMLHRYFKAWLIVGEQA is encoded by the coding sequence ATGGTGAAAGTTCAGGCCCGCACTTTAAAAACCCGCGCACGATTACTGGATGCAGCACGAGAAATCGTGTCGGTGTCAGGCTATGAAGCTTTGCGCGTTGAGGAAGTCGTCTTGCGTGCAGGTGTAGCCAAGGGCACCTTCTTCTCGCATTTTCGAGACAAAGACGCCCTGATGGATCAGCTGATCGGCGAGAAGATCGATGAATATCTGAATGAAATTGAGACTCGCCATCCACCAAAATCCGTCGAAGAATTGGTCGACATCCTCATACCCCTTTCGGATTTTATGACATGCGAGCGCTATGTCTTTGACGTGATCCTGCGCCATTCGGGTTCTGCAGCGAGTGACTACATGGGGCCGATTGCCCAAACTTTTGAACGCCACGGTCGCGTTTTCGGGCAATGGTTGGCGGGCGGCCCCTTCCGGCGGGATATTGATGCCAACCTGCTGGCCGAAGGCATTCAGGCCTTTTCCATTCAGGCCATGGCCCTGAAGTTCTGTGCAGCACATACAGAAATACCGATGCGCGACATGCTGCATCGGTACTTTAAAGCTTGGTTGATTGTCGGTGAACAGGCTTAG
- a CDS encoding tRNA-binding protein — translation MAEITFDDFLNVDIRSGKIVEAQPYPEARKPAIKLWVDFGEELGVKKSSAQITKHYTPETLIGKQVIAVVNFPPRQIGKFMSEVLVLGLPDDEGEVVLLTSDKDVPMGGRMF, via the coding sequence ATGGCTGAGATCACATTTGACGACTTTCTAAACGTCGATATCCGATCGGGCAAAATTGTCGAGGCCCAGCCCTATCCAGAGGCGCGCAAGCCTGCAATCAAGCTATGGGTCGATTTTGGTGAAGAGCTGGGGGTGAAAAAATCATCCGCCCAGATCACCAAACATTACACCCCTGAGACCCTGATCGGAAAACAGGTAATCGCAGTGGTGAATTTCCCGCCACGCCAGATCGGCAAATTCATGTCCGAAGTTCTGGTCCTTGGCCTGCCCGATGATGAGGGTGAGGTTGTTTTGCTTACGTCTGATAAAGACGTCCCAATGGGAGGGCGCATGTTTTGA
- the pgeF gene encoding peptidoglycan editing factor PgeF, whose product MSLEILTSASLSPVKHGFFTRKGGASSGVFSGLNCGMGSSDQKEMVTINRERVAAAMDVDTLARVHQVHSADVVVVDGPQGDAEEADAMVTNVPGVALSILTADCQPVLFADREASVIGAAHAGWRGALDGVLTNTVEAMLGLGAKRKNIQAVIGPTISQRAYEVGPEFLDEFLSNDGENNRFFIRGEGDRYLFDLPAFGLHCLRLAGVELAEWTHHCTYSDPDRFFSYRRATHKKEADYGRLISVIRL is encoded by the coding sequence ATGAGCCTTGAGATATTAACCTCTGCAAGCCTGTCCCCCGTGAAACACGGGTTTTTCACGCGTAAAGGCGGAGCCTCCTCGGGTGTTTTTTCTGGCTTAAATTGCGGAATGGGCAGCAGTGACCAAAAGGAAATGGTAACGATCAACCGCGAGCGTGTTGCTGCAGCGATGGACGTCGACACTCTTGCGCGCGTGCATCAGGTACATTCGGCTGATGTCGTTGTGGTAGATGGACCGCAAGGCGATGCTGAAGAAGCGGATGCCATGGTCACCAACGTTCCGGGAGTTGCGCTTTCCATTCTGACGGCGGATTGCCAACCGGTGCTGTTTGCAGACCGCGAAGCCTCAGTCATTGGCGCTGCCCATGCCGGATGGCGCGGAGCTTTGGATGGCGTATTGACCAACACGGTTGAGGCGATGCTTGGCCTGGGCGCCAAACGCAAGAACATCCAGGCTGTGATCGGACCTACCATCAGCCAGCGCGCCTATGAAGTCGGACCAGAATTTCTGGATGAGTTTTTATCAAACGATGGCGAAAACAACCGCTTCTTTATCCGTGGCGAAGGAGACCGCTATCTGTTCGACCTTCCGGCCTTTGGATTACATTGCCTCCGCCTCGCAGGCGTTGAACTGGCTGAATGGACGCATCATTGTACCTATTCTGACCCTGATCGTTTCTTCTCCTATCGCCGCGCAACTCATAAGAAAGAGGCTGACTACGGTCGCCTGATCTCGGTTATTCGCCTTTAA
- the lgt gene encoding prolipoprotein diacylglyceryl transferase, with amino-acid sequence MQAMIPFPDISPEIFTISLGSFEFALRWYAMAYIVGILIAWRITVRAVETPRLWNAQGAPMDRLRVEDLLTWAILGVIIGGRLGFVLFYQPGYYLSHPEDILKVWQGGMAFHGGMLGVVIAGWIYCLRHGLPKASVADAIALGVPVGLMLGRISNFINAELWGRATDLPWGVAFPGFDAQDCGQLQGLCARHPSQLYEAALEGVLLLAVLLWLAWKKGALKAPGRITGVFFLGYGLARFAVEFFRQPDAQFISEGNPLGLALHFGGVGLTMGQILSLPMILGGLWLMRRAAKVGA; translated from the coding sequence ATGCAGGCCATGATCCCCTTCCCCGATATTTCACCCGAGATTTTCACGATCTCGCTTGGTTCCTTTGAATTCGCGCTGCGCTGGTATGCGATGGCCTATATCGTCGGTATCTTGATCGCCTGGCGGATCACGGTGCGCGCGGTTGAAACACCCCGGCTTTGGAATGCGCAAGGCGCGCCAATGGATCGGCTTCGGGTCGAGGACCTGCTGACTTGGGCCATTTTGGGTGTGATCATCGGTGGGCGCCTTGGTTTTGTGCTGTTTTATCAACCTGGATATTACCTGAGCCACCCCGAAGACATTCTGAAAGTCTGGCAAGGCGGCATGGCTTTTCATGGCGGCATGCTGGGTGTGGTGATCGCCGGATGGATTTATTGCCTGCGTCACGGATTGCCCAAAGCCTCTGTGGCGGACGCGATTGCGCTGGGCGTGCCAGTCGGGCTGATGCTGGGGCGTATCTCCAATTTCATCAACGCCGAACTGTGGGGGCGGGCGACGGATCTTCCTTGGGGCGTGGCGTTTCCAGGATTTGACGCGCAGGATTGCGGGCAACTGCAGGGCCTATGCGCGCGCCATCCAAGCCAACTCTATGAAGCCGCGCTGGAAGGTGTGCTGCTCTTAGCTGTGCTGTTATGGCTCGCTTGGAAAAAGGGCGCATTGAAGGCACCTGGCCGAATTACAGGTGTCTTTTTCCTAGGTTACGGGCTCGCACGCTTCGCGGTGGAATTCTTCCGCCAGCCTGATGCGCAGTTCATTTCTGAAGGCAACCCGCTTGGTCTTGCGCTGCATTTTGGTGGCGTCGGTCTGACCATGGGACAAATTTTGAGCCTTCCAATGATACTTGGCGGCTTGTGGCTGATGCGCCGCGCTGCCAAAGTGGGGGCATGA
- a CDS encoding 2-hydroxyacid dehydrogenase, giving the protein MKTLLITRPLPDPVIAAAQELYAVTVRQDKSKMSADEMRASLRDYDAVLPTLGDHYSAEIFADVPNPRAKVLANFGVGYNHIDVDAAHAAGLQVSNTPGAVTDATADIALTLMLMACRRAGEGERMVRRGEWRGWHPIQFLSLHMTGKTLGIVGMGRIGQAIAKRAHFGFDMSIKYVNRSAKEMDFPSEQVATLKELAGQVDVLVVALPGGGDTHHLINAEVFAAMQSHAIFINIARGEIVDEAALITALQQGEIGGAGLDVYEFEPNVPEELIALENVTLLPHLGTAAMEVRTGMGLMAVDNLRAFSAGEPLPNAV; this is encoded by the coding sequence TTGAAAACACTTCTAATTACCCGACCTTTGCCTGATCCAGTGATCGCTGCCGCTCAAGAGCTCTACGCCGTCACCGTGCGCCAAGACAAAAGCAAGATGAGCGCTGATGAAATGCGCGCAAGCCTACGTGACTACGATGCTGTTTTGCCGACTTTAGGGGATCACTATTCGGCAGAGATATTTGCGGATGTGCCAAACCCGCGCGCAAAGGTGCTGGCAAACTTCGGCGTGGGTTACAATCATATCGACGTAGATGCGGCACATGCTGCGGGTTTGCAGGTTTCCAACACACCCGGCGCCGTCACTGATGCGACCGCAGATATTGCACTGACTCTGATGCTGATGGCCTGTCGCCGTGCAGGAGAAGGTGAACGGATGGTGCGACGCGGCGAATGGCGCGGTTGGCACCCGATCCAGTTCCTGAGCCTGCATATGACCGGTAAAACACTGGGCATTGTCGGCATGGGGCGCATTGGTCAGGCCATAGCAAAACGCGCGCATTTTGGTTTTGATATGTCGATCAAATACGTCAACCGCTCAGCCAAAGAGATGGATTTTCCTTCTGAACAGGTGGCGACATTGAAAGAGCTCGCAGGGCAGGTGGATGTGTTGGTCGTTGCGCTTCCAGGAGGAGGTGACACGCACCATCTGATCAATGCTGAAGTCTTTGCAGCTATGCAATCACATGCGATTTTCATCAATATCGCGCGTGGAGAGATCGTCGACGAAGCTGCATTGATCACAGCATTGCAACAAGGCGAAATCGGCGGCGCTGGGCTGGATGTTTATGAATTCGAACCGAATGTCCCAGAAGAGCTGATTGCTTTGGAGAACGTGACGCTTCTTCCGCATCTAGGTACCGCTGCAATGGAGGTGCGCACGGGCATGGGCTTGATGGCAGTAGATAACCTCAGGGCCTTCTCTGCCGGTGAACCTCTGCCGAATGCTGTTTAA
- a CDS encoding class I SAM-dependent methyltransferase, with protein sequence MSLRDILIERIRTIGPMRVADYMAECLMHPQHGYYATRDPLGARGDFTTAPEMTQMFGELIGLSLAQAWMDQGAPSSFILAEIGPGRGTLMADLLRATNKVPGFHDALDLHLIEASPALRRKQRELLGEATWHDSIADLPEGPLFLVANEFFDALPVRQFIREGELWRERLVGFENAQFCFGMGAPVDQPVLRHRLEDTEEGHLVEVCEPAHPIVHEIGKRIKRHGGAALIIDYGDWRSQGDTMQAVKGHQEVDVLDLPGDSDLTAHVDFELLCAATPSRFSRVTPQGVFLERLGITTRAQVLAQQMEPVQIEQHVAAHRRLTHPEEMGNLFKVVAFYPEGETPPPGVDP encoded by the coding sequence ATGAGTCTTAGAGACATTTTGATCGAGCGCATTCGTACGATCGGCCCCATGCGGGTCGCCGACTATATGGCTGAATGCCTGATGCACCCCCAACATGGGTATTATGCCACCCGCGATCCGCTTGGCGCGCGAGGGGATTTTACAACAGCGCCAGAGATGACCCAGATGTTTGGAGAACTCATTGGGCTTTCATTGGCGCAGGCATGGATGGATCAGGGCGCACCCTCTTCCTTCATTCTTGCAGAGATTGGTCCAGGGCGCGGGACGCTCATGGCGGATCTGTTGCGCGCGACAAATAAAGTTCCAGGTTTTCATGATGCCTTGGATCTGCATTTGATTGAGGCCTCCCCTGCCCTGCGCCGCAAACAACGCGAGCTTTTGGGAGAAGCCACTTGGCATGACAGCATTGCTGATTTGCCGGAAGGTCCTTTGTTTCTGGTCGCAAATGAATTCTTTGACGCCCTACCCGTGCGCCAATTCATCCGTGAAGGAGAGCTGTGGCGGGAGCGCCTTGTCGGGTTTGAAAACGCTCAATTCTGCTTTGGTATGGGTGCGCCTGTGGATCAGCCCGTTTTGCGGCACCGGCTGGAAGACACCGAAGAAGGTCACCTGGTTGAAGTTTGTGAGCCAGCGCATCCGATTGTTCATGAGATCGGCAAACGCATCAAACGCCATGGAGGTGCGGCGTTGATTATCGATTACGGTGATTGGCGTTCCCAAGGAGATACGATGCAGGCGGTGAAAGGTCACCAAGAAGTAGATGTATTGGACCTCCCTGGAGACAGTGATCTGACCGCGCATGTAGATTTCGAACTGCTGTGCGCTGCGACCCCTAGTCGGTTTTCCCGCGTGACCCCCCAAGGGGTGTTCCTTGAACGCCTCGGCATCACCACGCGTGCGCAGGTTTTGGCCCAGCAAATGGAGCCGGTACAAATTGAACAGCATGTCGCTGCACATCGGCGCTTGACCCACCCGGAAGAAATGGGAAATCTGTTCAAAGTTGTTGCCTTCTATCCGGAGGGCGAAACCCCGCCTCCGGGCGTTGATCCCTAA
- a CDS encoding thymidine kinase, producing the protein MAKLYFQYSTMNAGKSTVLLQAAHNYRERGMVPFLLTAKLDHRAGEGRIASRIGISEAAQTFTPEDDLFSVLEARFSQDDVACVFIDEAQFLTKDQVWQLARAVDDLRVPVMCYGLRVDFRGELFPGSAALLALADEMREVRTICHCGKKATMVVRQDDTGNVLKDGAQVQIGGNETYVSLCRRHWREAMEH; encoded by the coding sequence ATGGCAAAGCTCTATTTTCAGTACTCGACAATGAACGCAGGAAAATCGACTGTCCTGCTGCAAGCCGCCCACAATTATCGTGAACGTGGCATGGTGCCGTTCCTGCTTACGGCGAAACTGGATCACCGCGCAGGCGAGGGTCGCATTGCCTCTCGAATTGGGATTTCTGAGGCTGCACAGACATTTACCCCAGAGGATGATCTATTTTCTGTACTTGAGGCGCGTTTTTCTCAAGACGATGTTGCCTGTGTTTTCATCGACGAAGCGCAGTTCCTAACAAAAGACCAAGTCTGGCAGCTCGCCCGCGCCGTGGACGATCTGCGCGTGCCGGTCATGTGCTACGGGCTGCGCGTTGACTTTCGCGGAGAACTTTTCCCAGGCTCGGCTGCCCTTCTCGCCCTTGCGGACGAAATGCGTGAGGTACGCACGATCTGTCATTGCGGCAAGAAGGCCACTATGGTGGTGCGCCAAGATGATACGGGCAATGTGTTGAAAGACGGGGCTCAAGTTCAGATCGGTGGCAATGAAACATATGTGTCGCTGTGTCGCCGCCATTGGCGTGAAGCGATGGAGCATTAA
- a CDS encoding accessory factor UbiK family protein, with the protein MQTRNKFMDDMSELMTNAMGVAQGAKDEAENAMKSWMDRWLADRDFVTREEFDAVRAMAQKAREENEALKARIEALEGK; encoded by the coding sequence ATGCAAACGCGCAATAAGTTCATGGACGATATGTCCGAATTGATGACCAACGCCATGGGTGTGGCCCAAGGAGCAAAGGATGAGGCGGAAAACGCCATGAAATCCTGGATGGACCGCTGGCTGGCAGATCGTGACTTTGTGACACGCGAAGAATTCGACGCCGTTCGCGCCATGGCGCAGAAGGCGCGCGAAGAAAACGAAGCCTTGAAAGCCCGTATTGAAGCTCTGGAAGGGAAGTAA
- the proC gene encoding pyrroline-5-carboxylate reductase produces the protein MDMTYLAEKGLVLLGCGKMGSAMLEGWLKDGLPAKSVYVQDPYPSDWVQESGVYVNVDLPAAPAIVLIAVKPQMMAEALPVLRAMGNGQTLFLSVAAGISIGSYEDILGGETPIIRAMPNTPAAVGKGITAIVGNGYTTSAHLDLADQLLSAVGQVVRLQAEDQMDAVTGVSGSGPAYVFHMIECLAKAGEAQGLDADLAMALAKATVAGAGALAEDADETPSQLRVNVTSPNGTTQAGLEVLMDETTGLPDLINKTVAAATDRSKELANG, from the coding sequence ATGGATATGACGTATCTGGCCGAGAAAGGCCTTGTTTTGCTGGGATGTGGCAAAATGGGATCAGCCATGTTGGAAGGCTGGTTGAAGGACGGTCTGCCTGCCAAATCTGTTTACGTACAAGACCCGTATCCATCTGACTGGGTGCAGGAAAGCGGCGTGTATGTGAATGTCGATCTGCCTGCGGCACCTGCAATTGTTCTGATCGCTGTAAAGCCACAAATGATGGCCGAAGCACTGCCGGTGCTCAGGGCGATGGGCAACGGCCAGACGCTTTTTCTCTCCGTCGCGGCGGGGATTTCAATCGGAAGCTACGAAGACATTCTGGGTGGTGAGACGCCAATCATTCGCGCTATGCCGAATACGCCAGCAGCTGTCGGCAAAGGCATCACTGCCATTGTGGGCAACGGATATACAACTTCCGCGCATTTGGATCTGGCTGATCAGCTTCTCAGCGCTGTGGGGCAGGTCGTGCGTCTTCAGGCCGAAGATCAGATGGACGCGGTCACTGGCGTGTCGGGGTCCGGCCCGGCCTATGTGTTTCATATGATCGAGTGCCTCGCCAAAGCAGGCGAAGCTCAGGGTTTGGACGCTGATCTTGCAATGGCTCTGGCCAAGGCAACGGTTGCTGGGGCAGGGGCTCTTGCTGAGGATGCGGATGAAACCCCAAGCCAGCTGCGCGTCAATGTCACCAGCCCCAATGGCACCACACAGGCGGGGTTGGAGGTTTTGATGGATGAAACCACTGGCTTGCCTGACCTCATCAACAAAACCGTTGCCGCAGCGACGGATCGATCCAAGGAACTCGCCAATGGCTGA
- a CDS encoding Lrp/AsnC family transcriptional regulator yields the protein MPGTRLDPIDRKILAELQADGRMTNVELAKRVGISAPPCLRRVRTLEESGYIRGYHADVDSRELGFEVQVFAMVGLNSQAEADLSAFEERCRGWSLVRECHMLNGEVDFILKCVAPDLSTFQSFLTEDLLKAENVASVKTSLVIRDAKDEPGVPFDVLEERISRTA from the coding sequence ATGCCCGGTACACGGCTTGATCCCATTGACCGAAAGATCCTTGCTGAGCTTCAGGCTGACGGACGTATGACCAACGTTGAGCTGGCCAAGCGCGTTGGGATTTCGGCTCCGCCGTGTCTGCGTCGGGTGCGGACCTTGGAGGAATCCGGTTATATTCGTGGTTACCATGCTGATGTGGATTCTCGTGAACTGGGATTTGAAGTTCAAGTTTTCGCCATGGTTGGGCTCAACAGCCAAGCCGAAGCCGACTTGTCGGCTTTTGAAGAGCGTTGTCGCGGATGGTCGTTAGTACGCGAGTGCCACATGCTGAATGGCGAGGTGGATTTCATCTTGAAGTGCGTGGCGCCAGACTTGTCTACGTTCCAGAGCTTCCTCACCGAAGACCTGCTTAAGGCCGAAAATGTGGCCAGCGTGAAAACTTCCTTGGTCATCCGCGATGCTAAGGATGAACCCGGCGTGCCGTTTGATGTTCTTGAAGAGCGGATCAGCCGGACAGCCTAA